The following coding sequences lie in one Primulina huaijiensis isolate GDHJ02 chromosome 2, ASM1229523v2, whole genome shotgun sequence genomic window:
- the LOC140971292 gene encoding tetraspanin-8-like — protein sequence MVRVSNNLVGILNFITLLLSIPIIGGGIWLSKQANTECERFLDKPVIALGVFILLVSLAGLVGSCCRVSWLLWLYLFVMFLLIVLLFCFTIFAFVVTNKGAGEKISGKGYKEYRLGDYSNWLQKRVNGNWGKIRSCLEASKICQKLLEDGSTPVEDFYKQHLSALQSGCCKPSNDCNFQYISPTNWNSTQASIYDNPDCLVWKSDPNVLCYNCQACKAGLLDNIKSDWKRVAVVNIIFLIFLIIVYSVGCCAFRNNREDNYAWKHYS from the exons ATGGTGCGCGTGAGCAATAATTTGGTAGGTATTCTCAACTTCATCACGCTTTTGCTGTCGATCCCTATAATCGGAGGAGGTATATGGCTCTCGAAACAAGCGAACACGGAGTGCGAGAGGTTTCTCGACAAGCCGGTTATCGCCTTGGGAGTGTTCATTCTTTTGGTCTCTTTGGCTGGGCTTGTGGGTTCGTGCTGCAGGGTTTCGTGGCTGCTGTGGTTGTATCTGTTTGTCATGTTCTTGCTGATTGTTTTGTTGTTTTGCTTCACGATTTTCGCTTTTGTGGTGACGAATAAGGGCGCCGGTGAAAAGATTTCCGGAAAGGGGTATAAGGAGTACAGGCTTGGTGATTATTCGAATTGGTTGCAGAAAAGGGTTAATGGAAATTGGGGAAAAATCAGGAGTTGTTTGGAAGCTAGTAAGATTTGCCAGAAGTTGCTTGAAGATGGTTCCACCCCGGTTGaagatttttacaaacaacACCTATCTGCTCTCCAG TCTGGTTGCTGTAAACCATCAAACGATTGCAATTTCCAGTACATTAGCCCCACAAACTGGAATTCAACGCAGGCCTCAATATATGACAATCCAGATTGCCTTGTATGGAAAAGCGACCCAAATGTTTTGTGCTATAACTGTCAAGCATGCAAGGCTGGACTGTTGGATAACATCAAGAGTGACTGGAAGAGGGTGGCCGTTGTCAATATTATATTCCTCATCTTCCTTATCATTGTTTACTCTGTCGGCTGCTGTGCGTTCAGAAACAATAGAGAAGATAACTATGCCTGGAAACATTACTCTTGA
- the LOC140971294 gene encoding probable E3 ubiquitin-protein ligase XBOS32: MRFLRLVGKSFGCSASGERLVSAARDGDLQEAKALLDYNPRLARYSTFGVRNSPLHYSAAHGHNEIVALLLESGVDINLRNYRGQTALMQASQFGHWEVVQTLILYKASIHRADYLNEATALHLAALNGHSQCIRLLLADYVPSNPNFCSISSKRSKNDKSVPDFDEGALYGVINRPADGGVTALHMSALNGHVETLHLLLDLGASVTNVTLEDGTTIDLIGSGSTPLHYAACGGNVQCCQLLIARGASLTMENANGWTPLMVARSWHKDWLEDTLSQRQERQAKFSPSPYLCLPLMSIVEIARECGWRSNDSLPTCSDPCVVCLERKCTVAADDCFHEFCTHCALYLCSTNPTSTVAHGPPGSIPCPLCRHGIVSFTRLESTKPIMKEIARTSLSLPFCACVAEIPESTSVETPFCKPDGGPCVPLSPFGSFRSLSCRRFHALKLNPSLCMGSPDVSHSLVSRATDCSLQNQLLRCSRSSFRRSTSQNERRRWLCSFSRSVETGRS; encoded by the exons ATGAGATTTTTGAGACTTGTGGGTAAATCTTTTGGATGTTCTGCCTCTGGGGAGCGTCTTGTGTCAGCAGCAAGAGATGGGGATCTTCAAGAAGCTAAGGCATTGTTAGACTATAATCCTCGTCTTGCGAGGTACTCGACTTTCGGTGTTCGCAATTCTCCGTTGCATTATTCTGCCGCTCATGGTCATAATGAG ATTGTCGCGCTCTTGCTTGAGTCTGGGGTTGACATTAATCTCAGGAACTATCGAGGGCAG ACTGCCCTGATGCAAGCTTCTCAATTTGGTCACTGGGAGGTTGTTCAGACTCTGATTCTTTATAAAGCCAGC ATACACAGAGCTGATTATCTAAATGAAGCAACTGCCCTCCACTTAGCTGCTCTGAACGGTCATTCCCAGTGCATTCGGCTTCTCCTTGCTGATTATGTTCCTAGTAATCCAAATTTCTGTAGCATCTCAAGTAAAAGATCGAAGAATGATAAATCAGTTCCAGATTTTGATGAAGG TGCACTATATGGAGTAATCAACAGACCTGCTGATGGTGGTGTCACAGCCCTTCATATGTCTGCATTGAATGGGCATGTCGAAACACTTCACCTCCTTTTGGATTTAGGGGCATCAGTTACCAATGTCACGTTGGAAGACGGAACAACTATTGATTTGATTG GTTCTGGAAGCACACCACTTCATTATGCTGCCTGTGGCGGTAATGTTCAATGTTGTCAG CTTTTGATAGCCAGGGGAGCAAGCCTGACAATGGAAAATGCAAACGG ATGGACTCCTTTGATGGTTGCTCGTTCCTGGCATAAAGATTGGCTTGAGGACACTCTTAGCCAACGGCAAGAACGCCAAGCAAAATTTAGTCCTTCACCTTACTTGTGTCTTCCACTTATGAGTATTGTTGAGATTGCTAG AGAATGTGGTTGGAGAAGCAATGACTCACTGCCCACATGCTCAGACCCATGTGTTGTTTGCTTGGAGAGGAAGTGCACCGTTGCTGCTGATG ATTGTTTCCACGAGTTTTGCACTCATTGTGCCTTATATCTTTGTTCCACCAATCCCACATCCACCGTGGCTCATGGGCCGCCTGGTTCAATCCCCTGTCCGCTATGCCGTCATGGTATAGTTTCTTTCACCAGGCTTGAAAGCACAAAGCCTATCATGAAGGAAATTGCAAGAACGAGTTTATCGCTGCCTTTTTGCGCTTGTGTAGCAGAAATCCCAGAATCCACCTCTGTCGAAACTCCGTTTTGTAAGCCAGACGGTGGTCCGTGTGTTCCGCTCTCTCCTTTTGGTTCTTTCCGATCCTTGAGTTGCAGAAGGTTTCATGCTTTGAAACTCAACCCCAGCCTATGCATGGGATCTCCAGATGTTAGCCATTCTTTGGTTTCAAGAGCAACAGATTGCAGCCTGCAGAATCAGTTGCTTAGATGTTCAAGATCAAGCTTTAGACGCTCGACTTCTCAGAACGAGAGACGGAGATGGCTGTGTTCTTTTAGTCGATCAGTCGAAACTGGACGGAGTTGA
- the LOC140971295 gene encoding probable xyloglucan endotransglucosylase/hydrolase protein 23 produces MGSLVLLFCSFLSISTVASAGSNYYQDFYITWGEGNAKILNNGELLILSLDNYSGSGFQSNNRYMFGMIDMQLKLVPGNSAGTVTAYYLSSGGWNHDEIDFEFLGNTSGEPYTVHTNVYTQGKGEREQQFRLWFDPTADFHTYSVLWNPQTIVFSVDNTPLREFKNMENNGVPFPNTQPMKLYSSIWNADEWATRGGLIKTDWTQAPFSASYRNFHADACVVSSAMASACGVPSEENKRPWLSQKLDPNGEEMLKWVQKNHMVYDYCTDAKRFPQGFPLECSTNM; encoded by the exons ATGGGTTCACTAGTTTTACTTTTCTGCTCATTTCTGAGCATTTCGACGGTGGCCAGCGCGGGCAGCAACTATTACCAAGATTTTTACATCACTTGGGGCGAAGGAAACGCAAAAATCCTCAACAACGGCGAGCTTTTGATTCTCTCACTCGACAACTATTCCGGGTCTGGTTTCCAGTCGAATAACCGGTACATGTTCGGGATGATCGACATGCAACTCAAGCTTGTTCCAGGAAACTCTGCCGGAACAGTCACCGCTTATTAT TTATCCTCGGGAGGGTGGAATCATGACGAGATAGACTTCGAGTTCCTGGGAAACACGAGCGGGGAGCCCTACACAGTTCATACAAATGTGTATACGCAAGGCAAAGGGGAGAGAGAGCAGCAGTTTCGTCTGTGGTTTGATCCTACCGCCGATTTCCACACATATTCGGTTCTGTGGAATCCTCAAACTATTGT CTTCTCAGTAGACAACACACCATTGCGAGAATTCAAGAACATGGAAAACAATGGAGTCCCATTCCCCAACACCCAACCGATGAAGCTCTACTCGAGCATCTGGAATGCGGATGAATGGGCAACAAGAGGTGGCTTAATCAAGACTGATTGGACTCAAGCTCCCTTCTCTGCTTCGTACAGAAACTTTCATGCAGACGCTTGCGTCGTCTCCTCTGCCATGGCCAGCGCTTGCGGTGTTCCTTCGGAGGAAAATAAAAGGCCTTGGCTGTCCCAGAAATTGGATCCCAATGGCGAGGAGATGCTCAAATGGGTGCAGAAGAATCATATGGTATACGATTACTGTACCGATGCAAAGCGATTCCCGCAGGGTTTTCCTCTAGAGTGTAGCACGAACATGTAG
- the LOC140971293 gene encoding calmodulin-binding protein 60 D-like isoform X2: MQTRYMERTNSMKARGKRSLEGGGDDEEQEPNRKRPALASVIVEALKVDSLQKLCSSLEPILRRVVSEEIERALAKMGPARIEGRSSPKRIEGPDGRNLQLHFKSRLSLPLFTGGKVEGEQGAAIHVVLIDHNTGHVETSGPESSVKLDIVTLEGDFNNEDNEDWNEEEFESHIVKEREGKRPLLTGDLQVCLKEGVGTLGDLTFTDNSSWIRSRKFRLGLKVASGYCEGIRIREAKTEAFTVKDHRGELYKKHYPPALNDEVWRLEKIGKDGSFHKRLNNEGIFTVEDFLRLVVRDSQKLRNILGSGMSNKMWDALQEHAKTCVLSGKLYVYYPYDARSIGVVFNNIFELSGLITDDQYYPADSLSDSQKVDSWVKKAYDNWNQVVEYDGKSMLNFKQIKQSSTSRNDLPLGPVNYPNSLNGQLPPQRMPVSVLSEPSLVDPSMLVAGSSYNDNMTTKYPPSSRSNFVSGSFTQHNQPLNLSNQIQSATYDDRAGLALGPPQSSFQANINPFEDWSSNREKGVDDFLSEDEIRLKSHELLENEEMQDLIRLFNIGGNASINANEDGYSFPPYTSSPSTSFSYSEDRQRSGSGKAFVGWLKIKAAMRWGIFIRKKAAERRAQIVELEDE; encoded by the exons ATGCAGACGAGGTATATGGAGAGAACTAATTCGATGAAAGCGAGAGGAAAAAGGAGTTTGGAAGGCGGTGGTGACGATGAAGAGCAGGAGCCTAACAGGAAAAGGCCTGCTTTAGCTAG TGTTATTGTGGAAGCTCTTAAAGTGGATAGTCTCCAGAAGCTTTGCTCATCCTTGGAACCCATTCTCCGGCGAGTG GTTAGTGAAGAAATTGAACGAGCATTGGCCAAGATGGGCCCTGCCAGAATTGAAGGAAG GTCATCACCGAAACGAATTGAAGGGCCAGATGGAAGAAACTTACAGCTTCACTTTAAGTCCAGGCTTTCTCTCCCGCTGTTCACAGGGGGTAAAGTAGAAGGAGAGCAGGGTGCTGCCATCCATGTTGTTCTAATTGATCATAACACCGGCCATGTTGAGACATCTGGACCTGAATCTTCTGTGAAGCTGGACATAGTTACTCTGGAAGGTGACTTCAATAATGAAGATAACGAGGATTGGAATGAGGAAGAGTTTGAAAGTCATATTGTGAAAGAGCGTGAGGGAAAGAGACCTCTGTTGACTGGGGATTTGCAGGTTTGCCTCAAGGAAGGTGTCGGAACTCTTGGAGATCTCACATTTACTGATAATTCAAGTTGGATAAGAAGCAGGAAGTTCAGACTTGGCTTGAAGGTTGCATCAGGATATTGCGAGGGCATTCGCATACGGGAGGCAAAGACGGAAGCTTTTACTGTTAAGGATCACCGAGGAGAAT TGTACAAGAAACACTACCCACCTGCTTTGAATGATGAGGTATGGAGATTGGAGAAGATTGGGAAGGACGGATCATTTCACAAGAGGCTTAATAATGAGGGGATATTTACTGTGGAGGACTTCCTTCGGCTTGTGGTCAGGGACTCCCAGAAGTTGAGGAAT ATACTTGGTAGTGGTATGTCCAATAAGATGTGGGATGCCCTTCAAGAGCATGCAAAGACTTGTGTCTTGAGTGGAAAGCTATATGTATACTATCCTTATGATGCAAGAAGCATAGGTGTTGTTTTTAACAATATCTTCGAGCTGAGCGGCCTCATAACAGATGATCAATATTATCCGGCGGATTCACTTTCTGACAGCCAGAAG GTGGACAGCTGGGTGAAGAAAGCATACGATAATTGGAATCAAGTTGTTGAGTATGATGGAAAATCCATGCTGAACTTCAAACAAATCAAGCAGTCAAGCACATCCCGAAATGATCTTCCTTTGGGCCCAGTCAATTATCCAAATTCTTTAAATGGTCAGCTTCCACCACAAAGAATGCCAGTGTCAGTTCTTTCTGAACCTTCATTAGTGGATCCAAGCATGCTGGTTGCAG GTTCCAGTTACAATGACAACATGACTACCAAATATCCTCCCAGTTCCCGCTCCAATTTTGTTTCAGGCTCCTTCACTCAGCACAACCAGCCACTTAATCTTTCGAACCAAATCCAAAGCGCCACATATGATGATCGGGCTGGGCTTGCCCTCGGCCCTCCTCAGTCATCCTTCCAAGCCAATATTAATCCTTTCGAAGACTGGTCCAGTAACAGAGAAAAAGGGGTCGATGATTTCTTGTCAGAAGATGAAATTCGTTTAAAGAGCCATGAACTGCTCGAGAATGAAGAAATGCAGGATTTGATTCGCCTTTTCAACATTGGAGGCAATGCCTCTATAAATGCGAATGAAGATGGATACAGTTTCCCTCCTTACACCTCATCTCCATCCACTAGCTTCAGTTATAGTGAGGATCGACAACGTTCTGGTTCTGGTAAGGCATTTGTGGGTTGGCTGAAGATTAAGGCTGCGATGAGGTGGGGCATCTTTATCAGGAAGAAAGCAGCTGAAAGGAGAGCACAGATTGTAGAGTTAGAAGATGAATAG
- the LOC140971293 gene encoding calmodulin-binding protein 60 D-like isoform X1, producing MQTRYMERTNSMKARGKRSLEGGGDDEEQEPNRKRPALASVIVEALKVDSLQKLCSSLEPILRRVVSEEIERALAKMGPARIEGRSSPKRIEGPDGRNLQLHFKSRLSLPLFTGGKVEGEQGAAIHVVLIDHNTGHVETSGPESSVKLDIVTLEGDFNNEDNEDWNEEEFESHIVKEREGKRPLLTGDLQVCLKEGVGTLGDLTFTDNSSWIRSRKFRLGLKVASGYCEGIRIREAKTEAFTVKDHRGELYKKHYPPALNDEVWRLEKIGKDGSFHKRLNNEGIFTVEDFLRLVVRDSQKLRNILGSGMSNKMWDALQEHAKTCVLSGKLYVYYPYDARSIGVVFNNIFELSGLITDDQYYPADSLSDSQKVQVDSWVKKAYDNWNQVVEYDGKSMLNFKQIKQSSTSRNDLPLGPVNYPNSLNGQLPPQRMPVSVLSEPSLVDPSMLVAGSSYNDNMTTKYPPSSRSNFVSGSFTQHNQPLNLSNQIQSATYDDRAGLALGPPQSSFQANINPFEDWSSNREKGVDDFLSEDEIRLKSHELLENEEMQDLIRLFNIGGNASINANEDGYSFPPYTSSPSTSFSYSEDRQRSGSGKAFVGWLKIKAAMRWGIFIRKKAAERRAQIVELEDE from the exons ATGCAGACGAGGTATATGGAGAGAACTAATTCGATGAAAGCGAGAGGAAAAAGGAGTTTGGAAGGCGGTGGTGACGATGAAGAGCAGGAGCCTAACAGGAAAAGGCCTGCTTTAGCTAG TGTTATTGTGGAAGCTCTTAAAGTGGATAGTCTCCAGAAGCTTTGCTCATCCTTGGAACCCATTCTCCGGCGAGTG GTTAGTGAAGAAATTGAACGAGCATTGGCCAAGATGGGCCCTGCCAGAATTGAAGGAAG GTCATCACCGAAACGAATTGAAGGGCCAGATGGAAGAAACTTACAGCTTCACTTTAAGTCCAGGCTTTCTCTCCCGCTGTTCACAGGGGGTAAAGTAGAAGGAGAGCAGGGTGCTGCCATCCATGTTGTTCTAATTGATCATAACACCGGCCATGTTGAGACATCTGGACCTGAATCTTCTGTGAAGCTGGACATAGTTACTCTGGAAGGTGACTTCAATAATGAAGATAACGAGGATTGGAATGAGGAAGAGTTTGAAAGTCATATTGTGAAAGAGCGTGAGGGAAAGAGACCTCTGTTGACTGGGGATTTGCAGGTTTGCCTCAAGGAAGGTGTCGGAACTCTTGGAGATCTCACATTTACTGATAATTCAAGTTGGATAAGAAGCAGGAAGTTCAGACTTGGCTTGAAGGTTGCATCAGGATATTGCGAGGGCATTCGCATACGGGAGGCAAAGACGGAAGCTTTTACTGTTAAGGATCACCGAGGAGAAT TGTACAAGAAACACTACCCACCTGCTTTGAATGATGAGGTATGGAGATTGGAGAAGATTGGGAAGGACGGATCATTTCACAAGAGGCTTAATAATGAGGGGATATTTACTGTGGAGGACTTCCTTCGGCTTGTGGTCAGGGACTCCCAGAAGTTGAGGAAT ATACTTGGTAGTGGTATGTCCAATAAGATGTGGGATGCCCTTCAAGAGCATGCAAAGACTTGTGTCTTGAGTGGAAAGCTATATGTATACTATCCTTATGATGCAAGAAGCATAGGTGTTGTTTTTAACAATATCTTCGAGCTGAGCGGCCTCATAACAGATGATCAATATTATCCGGCGGATTCACTTTCTGACAGCCAGAAG GTACAGGTGGACAGCTGGGTGAAGAAAGCATACGATAATTGGAATCAAGTTGTTGAGTATGATGGAAAATCCATGCTGAACTTCAAACAAATCAAGCAGTCAAGCACATCCCGAAATGATCTTCCTTTGGGCCCAGTCAATTATCCAAATTCTTTAAATGGTCAGCTTCCACCACAAAGAATGCCAGTGTCAGTTCTTTCTGAACCTTCATTAGTGGATCCAAGCATGCTGGTTGCAG GTTCCAGTTACAATGACAACATGACTACCAAATATCCTCCCAGTTCCCGCTCCAATTTTGTTTCAGGCTCCTTCACTCAGCACAACCAGCCACTTAATCTTTCGAACCAAATCCAAAGCGCCACATATGATGATCGGGCTGGGCTTGCCCTCGGCCCTCCTCAGTCATCCTTCCAAGCCAATATTAATCCTTTCGAAGACTGGTCCAGTAACAGAGAAAAAGGGGTCGATGATTTCTTGTCAGAAGATGAAATTCGTTTAAAGAGCCATGAACTGCTCGAGAATGAAGAAATGCAGGATTTGATTCGCCTTTTCAACATTGGAGGCAATGCCTCTATAAATGCGAATGAAGATGGATACAGTTTCCCTCCTTACACCTCATCTCCATCCACTAGCTTCAGTTATAGTGAGGATCGACAACGTTCTGGTTCTGGTAAGGCATTTGTGGGTTGGCTGAAGATTAAGGCTGCGATGAGGTGGGGCATCTTTATCAGGAAGAAAGCAGCTGAAAGGAGAGCACAGATTGTAGAGTTAGAAGATGAATAG
- the LOC140971296 gene encoding cytochrome c oxidase subunit 6b-2 — MAEIEIKTVPADFRFPTTNQTRHCFTRYIEFHRCVAAKGDESGGCDKFAKYYRSLCPGEWVEKWNEQRENGTFPGPL; from the exons ATGGCTGAG ATTGAAATTAAAACCGTGCCTGCTGATTTTCGGTTCCCCACCACCAACCAAACCCGGCATTGTTTCACCCGTTACATTGAGTTTCACAG GTGTGTGGCTGCTAAGGGCGACGAATCTGGTGGTTGTGATAAATTTGCCAAGTACTATCGTTCGCTTTGCCCTGGAGAATGG GTTGAGAAATGGAATGAGCAGAGGGAGAATGGAACCTTCCCAGGGCCTCTCTAA
- the LOC140971297 gene encoding elongation factor Ts, mitochondrial, translated as MGFARGLKCPVEFMYKRLNSPVTCGNLYSTSIAHRGSYFMPSENHASTFSHHSNPTNHFGIYFNRNYSSEVSASEQKNLIKQLREKTSAPIKEVKSALVTCNWDVEAAQKDLRKRGVVLASNKSSRTAAEGLLALAQDERKAVVVELNCETDFVARNEIFQYLALSLAKSALLLDGSNQSSVAVPVETCYLEGLKLNMDHPKLSGERIAQSAVTEVAAMMGENVKLGGGYTISSPLHGVLSTYLHTSPQPGIGRIAGILSLEVEDENAPLSAVERVGSELAMHVVAAKPLFLTKEDVSSDALENESEVLRSQAQSTGKSQMAIDKMVEGRLRKYFEEVVLLEQKFIVDDTIHIKTLLNNLSKEVGSTVKIGSFLRLEVGELKRLHTSKGAQSLAQAA; from the exons ATGGGTTTTGCACGAGGCTTAAAATGTCCTGTTGAATTTATGTATAAGAGACTGAATAGTCCAGTGACTTGTGGCAATTTGTATTCTACTTCTATAGCACACAGAGGAAGTTATTTTATGCCTTCTGAAAATCATGCTTCAACCTTTTCCCATCATTCCAACCCAACCAATCATTTTGGGATCTACTTTAATCGAAATTACTCATCCGAAGTATCTGCATCGGAACAGAAGAATCTCATAAAGCAGTTGAGGGAGAAAACAAGCGCTCCCATTAAGGAAGTCAAATCTGCTCTTGTTACTTGCAACTGGGATGTTG AAGCTGCTCAGAAGGATTTGCGAAAAAGAGGGGTTGTTCTTGCATCAAATAAGTCTTCTCGAACTGCTGCTGAAGGTTTGCTTGCTCTGGCACAGGATGAAAGGAAAGCTGTGGTTGTTGAACTCAACTGTGAAACGGATTTTGTTGCTAGGAATGAGATTTTTCAATACTTG GCCTTGTCTTTGGCAAAGTCTGCTTTGTTGCTTGATGGTTCTAATCAGTCTTCTGTAGCTGTTCCTGTTGAAACATGCTATCTAGAG GGTTTGAAACTGAATATGGATCACCCCAAGTTAAGTGGAGAGAGAATTGCTCAGAGTGCAGTTACAGAGGTGGCTGCGATGATGGGGGAGAATGTCAAACTTGGTGGTGGTTATACAATATCTTCTCCTTTGCATGGTGTCCTTTCCACATATCTCCACACAAGTCCCCAACCAG GAATTGGGCGAATTGCTGGGATTTTATCTCTTGAAGTAGAGGATGAGAATGCTCCATTGAGTGCTGTCGAGCGTGTTGGATCAGAATTAGCAATGCACGTGGTTGCTGCAAAACCTTTGTTTCTAACAAAGGAAGATGTTTCTTCTGATGCATTAGAAAATGAAAGTGAGGTTCTGAGGTCGCAG GCACAGAGTACAGGGAAGTCTCAGATGGCCATTGATAAAATGGTGGAAGGCCGTCTAAGAAAGTATTTCGAGGAAGTGGTTCTTTTGGAGCAAAAATTCATTGTAGATGACACCATCCACATAAAG ACACTTCTGAACAATTTATCCAAGGAAGTGGGATCCACTGTGAAAATTGGGAGCTTTCTCAGGTTGGAAGTTGGAGAACTTAAAAG GCTTCATACTTCCAAGGGAGCACAATCTCTTGCTCAGGCTGCTTAA